aaactcgattttgagagaatcgagtttcaaaacaggggcatttccctaattagtttgggaaaggggggcaaaatgctagattttttgcAAGAAAGGGGTAAAGGCCAATTTTCTCCGTAAATGGACTTTAAATGTATGATGTAATGGTCATCTTAATTCAAATAATTTCCTCCTTATGtgttttgagaaagaaaaaaaaatagtaagtaAATTGTGAGTACTTAAGATAACCattatttgaattaaaatagAAGGAACAGAGCCAGCTTTTTCAATGGGGGTTGGAGCTATCTCCAAATCTCATCGGcccaaaaaaatactaattttattttttctcaatcacgaaaattatgaatttaactataaaaacaacttttttagTAATATAATGTAATTTGTATATCATACATCACTACACCTATGCTAGCTAAATAGATATAcctattttttaagattttgtcatgtggattttttctcatgagatggaagtgtatttttagttaagtaatcACATGACTGAATCTTAAAATGGGAATATAAGGAATAACActtaaggtactgtacctaagttttgtcctatcTAGAAATATTAGTAAGTGCTTAGGtaggaaaattattaataaatgaaaagtCACTAATAATGTGATGTATATTAAAGAAtcattcaaattattaaaaaataagtttgacatAATATACATCCCTAATaactacaaattattttatatttctcatcataaattaattagaaaattccaaattacCAATAGGAGAAAAGAGCAACaatttatactttaaatttataataccataaataaataaataaaaatcatatatacaCATGCAGCATTTAATTATTAGATGAAAAGATTATTTTTTGTAAGAGAGATATAATTTTTACCGTGTGTTTTATTCTCTAGGAACCCCCTTTATTTGGacaaaaagtgaaataaaaaCTTTCTAGAAATGCAAAACTCACTGTCATTTTCTTAGCTGCGAGAGTAAATCCACCACAAAGCTAATTCGTCGCTGTGAGAAAGAGATGCCGATGTCAAACCATTGTGagttgtatttaaattttttgtcatCCTCTGATGTGTCGGTgtgttttccatttttttttttgggtgtggcCGAATTTTGCATGATTGCATGAACAAAATTTCAATGGAAttgtgtgggtttgtttgtgggttttgtattttttgtctCTTATCTGTGGGTTCCTCTGTATTTCATTTATAAGAAGTGACCttccttcaatgtgtagaggccttttccccagcgcaacctgaggaagaacaaaaccatgaggggtatgagccccaaagtggacaatattTACACAGTTGGGGTAGGGTCGTTACACTCGATTTTCATGTAGCTGCCATGTGAAAAAAGTGCCACATCAGACGTGAACAACCCATAAAAATCGAGTCctaaaaactcgatttataacccctaaatcgagtctcttagactcgaaatgctagtaaaaaatatagtttggaAACTAGAACttctaactatatagttaggattttatggccattttggcccaagAATACCGCTGTTGATTTGGGTCATGACATTTGGGCATGGTGCATGTAGCAGAAACAActaatctatatttttttgtttaggttaaaaaaaaaaataaaataaaaattaagaacacttagatttttttttttcttgtttcttaatGTAATGTAGTGGTGCTTTGACGACCCATTGAGACATAATTTCAATATACTTTTTTGCTCTCCAATGACAAGAATGTATGgcacttaaacaatataataaataaatgtttgaatgaatttttttatgattgataacacgtcaatttgtaaaatttgtaatattcatAGCATTGTTCCACAAGAAAAGTGTTGTGaatagtaaaatgaaaataatgattgagaaaaaaaggaacaatGAAAATGGGTGAAGACGGACATGGTGAGATAAAACTAATAAATGGTAAATTTGGTGAAAAAGTGATTGATTTGGTACGTGGGAGAAGATTTATTTTCCACATAAAGCAAAGTCATAACCCACAAACCCTTCTTGTAAACTTCAATGAGGAAGGTTTGTTAATTTGAATGCTTGAGCCTTGTTACAACGTATAATGTTCTTATATGTGGTGCGCGTGTTCTATATATTGGTATTTAggactttttttcctttccttttggCAGATTTATGTGATAGTTATGATTTCATAATATTTAGCCTTTGTAAAGAAAGatgattttatttcatttttccaacTTTTGTAATCTAGTTGAAAAAATTTAGCTGAACAATGCATATTGTCACCCTAATCTTCCATTATCAACACCCCTCAACTAAGTCATGGCTTTCAACTTTGTCTACTACTACTATGATTCCCAGTTCTCATAAGGTAGACCAGATGGGAGAATGGGGGTTGCGGTTGGGAAGAGTTTTTAGTTGGATCAGATTGTTACAGACAGAGTAGATGGAGATCTCTCTATATGGTACACCATGTTCAATtggaaaaaggaagcaaaaagaGAGTCGGGTTAGGCAATGCTAAACACTTCTCTCAAGGCTAATTTAAGGATCTTGATAATTGACTGGCATGTTTTAGAAATCAGGTAGCAATCAACTATTAGTTCCCTATTTCTATGGTGTAATAGAAATCCGGCTTAGAAGCATGCCCTGTAAGGAGGGGGGAAAAGGGAAATTTCTATGAGCATGTGTCGGCATACAAAAATTGCACACATTTTATCATCTTAGGTGGGTTTTCCTCTACTGGTTCGGTGTATTACATGAGTTGTTACTGTACAATCATTAGATGGAtgtctatttctatttttttaaataaagttctTGAATCTGATTTAGTAATGCTGTGGATCTAATATTTTCTTCTGATTAAGCAGGCCTTACTAGTAAGACATTggaagcaggtgtgcttgtcaAAAAGGCACAAATGCATGTTCATTTGCCTCCTAAACTTTTGATCAGGCTTGATGTTTCCAGAGGAGTTTTAagatcattttatttattaccaTCTGTGATGCACCGGCTGGAACTCCTTATGTTAGCCAGCCAGCTTAGAGAAGAGATTTGTTGTTCTAGCAACTTTCATATTTCAAGCGCTTTGGTCTGTCCTATTATTTGGTTATTCTCTTGATTTGTCTATATTCTTTTGAATCATACAGTTTTGATTAATCTAATCAAGATCTTTTGTGAATAGATTCTAGAAGCTCTTACATCACTAAGATGTTCTGAGAATTTTTCAATGGAgtgtttgaaaattgaaattactTGGTGAGTCAATTCTAAAGTTTACAAGAAGGTTGATGTTCTGAGAAAATCGTATTAGTACAAACAGATACAGAGAAAATCATATTATTAAGGGAAAAACAGATACAGAGAACCGAAAAATTGCACTATATTATTAAGGGACAAAGCCAGTTTGGAGGAATCTCCTCCTATCCATTATCTAGCCATTTAGATGACTATCCATGTGTTCTTTAATCACATAATCTATTAATCATGTAAACCAGTCACATGGTTGTGTGATTATCATTTCATATCATATTTATGTGTCTAAAAGTACAAATGGATTATCATTCGAATTGCCACATGGTGGGTTGAAGGAAATTCTATATTATCAAGTCATGCCAAAAGACATTAAACTGGGGACAATAAATTTCTTGTactgatttattattatttttttttataagtaaagaAATGGTTAATATATTGTACTGATTTGTATCAAGCACTATGCTAAAAATGAGATGGGTTTTGTGAGTTCTGAGATAAAAGCACTACCCGCTCCTACAAGGAACTTTTTGTGTGGTAGTTGGACAGTAAGATCCTGGTGAACAGAAAAATTCACTGCTGCCTTCAACATCAGCCCAAATGTTAGCACCCCCATAAGTATGATTGGGTTTTCCAGGAGGCATTTGGTAACTGTATCTGCAAATTTGTctcaattaataaatattaatgcaTGGTACAAAACCATAAGAAACCTCTGGAATAGGAGATAGAGAATGTCAAGattagattaaaaaacttaCGGGTCACAGATTCCAGtcgttttattaaattttgcaaGCGGACAGTAAGAACCTAATGGGCAAGCttatttacaagaaaaaaaaaaaaaaactgttagaTACAGTTCAACACCAACAATGAGTTATGTTCCATCAATTTATCACATGCTTACATATCATGCAAGTAATACCCTGAGGACAGAAGAAGCCCTCACAACAAGGTTGACAGTCATGAGTTCTAGAAGGCAtactatttgaatttttgagatCAACTTTCTGGTCTTGGCCAACACTACAACCCCAACCTAGCTCACATCCAAAAGCCCATGAAGTCAAGTTGCAGTTCTTGTTAGGTTTTAAGTAATTGTCATCTGCTGTCCCCCTCTCAAATAAACTACTGAAGTAGAATTTTATTTCTGCTGCTGTACATAGTCTCTGCATGACATCTCCTGCTAAGTAGCTCAcatttgttagaataatggtcAAGTGATTAAAGTCATCATTTCCTAACACcttaaacttttgagacaattaataatttatcatgATATTAGAGCACGTGCTCCTGAGTTTGAATCTCGTCTCCACTCTACCTCtcattaaaaagttaaaaatttcaCATGTTGGGATTcacttaataaaaatttcacGTGTTCACACATGAGCAAAAGTGTTAgtaatggttaagtgattaaatttaccatttcttaattgtttaaacttttgggTCAATCTATAATTTATCAACATCCATCATCAGGACATAGGCAAGGGTATTCCTTTGAAAGGAAGGAATCCACAAGAGATGAAAGTTGAGATGTTAATATATAGGATCAGATTACTTAGCCTACAAACTTTATGTAGCCCTTTAGTTCCTGGTTCTATCTTGATACTAGCTAGATCTTAACATTCTGCACCCTAGATGAGGGTGGTCCGGCCATTCTGATGCATTTGGATTAGCTATTATCTATTAGTTTATTAGCTTATTTACTTATGTATAGTTCTTCAATGCCTCATTTTTTCTAGGTACAACTATACTTTTGCAAACTTTCAACAAATAATCAAATAAGCTTTGAGCAAAAAGTTAATCCAACCGCACGATATGCACCAAATGAAAAGTAATTTTCATAGCTTCAGGGATGTAATGAACAACCCTCCCTCTCACaagttatattatttatataagatTCTTATCtcttataaattgaaaatttgtgccttttgtttcatttttaatgCCCCTTGTTTATTTCTAGCAAAACAAGAATGCTCCTTGTTTGTTATATAGAGAAGTTATGAATCTACAAGTCCTAACAAAAAGTTCTAAAGCATCATTGTACATGGGTACAACATTTCTGCAAATACAGCAAATCCATTTGCAATTGCCCAGATAATCATACCTTTTGTCTTCTTAATACAATTAGTGCCCGTTTGGTTCCACTTTTTGAGCCCAAAAAGGGCGTTTTCAAAAAAGCTCAACCAATTTTTGCGTTTAGTGAGCTCAAAAACGCagcttttttataaaagttgcgttttgaacttttataaaaaaactgAAGGCAAAACGTGGAAGGAATATGGACCCTCAGGGGTCCATAAATCAAAACGCGCTATGCGCGTTTTGTATATTACCGTTGCAATAACCAAAAAGACCGAAATACCCAGCTATTTCTCTCACGCCCCTCATCTCTCAtctgtctcttttttcttcgtcttccttttcttcttcctcttcgtcTTCCTCTACTTCTTCACCGGTCTACCCccacaatcaacaaaacccatttcaaactTTGATATTCCGAACACAgaatcaacaaaaccaaaccaaaaataactcaaaatcaacacaaaaacaacttaaaatcaactcaaatccggaaaacccatcccaaacccaactcaaaatcaacccaaaatccatagaaaaaaaaaacccaaaatcccaaaatccttatgtttcaatcatcttcatcatcatcatcatcttctcctctggagtgtgaaaaaaaaagaataaagaaggaaagacaaaataaggaaataaagaaaaaggacgAAAAAAGAGATGCAGAGATGCAGAgacttcttcatcatcatcatcatcttcatcttcttcatcatcatcattagctTTTGaagtgtcaaaaaaaaaaaaaaaaaaaaaaagagatgcagAGACCTTGAGCCGGCTTGAGGGATGAGAGGGGTTTGAAGTGTGTGGAAGATTCTGGAGTGGAGTGGAGTGTGAAGTGGAAGGgagaaataaggaaataaagaaaaaaaatgtagggGCACGTGTGTGGAGGAAGTGGCAGGGAAAGagaggaaataaagaaaaaaaatggagggtacgtgtgtggtggagaacaaaaagagggaaaaaaaagaaagaaatatggataaaaaaataaaataaaataagggaaacataaaataaagaataagaaattaaaattgagaaatactgttacaatattttcacaataaattttaagtggtatgttattattagttaatattggtcagaaaaaaataatttgtttagaaattgaaaaaaaataattataatagcacgttcaaattaaaatcagtataaattatcacaatatttttacaataaatcttaagtggtaggttattattagctaatattggtgagaaaaaaataatttcacaatattgatttaagtatgaaataaactctcttatatacattgtcattttttgtaatttatctttcaaactgccacttttataagtgttagccaaacactcatctttttcaaaaaacactttttaacagcttttaccaaacactcagctttttgaaaaaacactttttcattatgcactttttgaaaactccactttttcattatgcactttttcaaaaagctgaaccaaactcacccttagtCAAGAAATCCAACTTCCTAGCATAATTGAATGCACCATTCCAATCAATattcctaaaaagaaaaagaaaaagaaaaagaaacaaaaacaaaaacaaaatcgtGGGTCAGAACAAAACAAGTGGAATAAAGcatcaaactatttttttttttttaagtaaataaataaatcaaattactCACACATCCTTAATGCAAAATCCCAAATTGTTAACAATGTCCTGGGTCAAAATTTTAGTGAGATTGGAAAGGCGACCATAGATAACCTATGTAACAGCGGGAAGCAGAGCTGGGTCACCGGTCTTACTGTAATCATCTCCATCCACACAATGAATACAAGGCACTAGACCCACAAATACAATGAGAAACAATAAAACATGGGCAACCCAATTGACATTAGCCCTGAAAACACTCATTCCCATCACTTGAACCTCTCTAAATCACAAACTCTAGGAAAACCATCCAAGTGATCACAATCATAAACCAAATTCTTGAATGGTAAAGACTATATTTTGGGTAATTCATATATAGTGATTAACCATGGCATCATGGGTAGTATTAGTCCTTCATTGTGCTActttcaaaacaatgtttttttttttttttttcaatttagtttttgtAGAACAAGAGTTGAGTGACAATGGGTGCtttggaaaaatgttgtttgaACGTTAGAGAATCTTGTTGCAGAACAACAATGGAGGTtgaatgtaactaggaaatgTTGGTTAAAGGTGTTGTGAGATTAAACCTTGTGAGCTTTGTAGGGTCCAGATTTGGAGATGAAGAAATGGCGGGGAGGAATGGGTGGCTAAATTGTAGGGATAAAAATGGAGCtgaattgttttgttttgtttttttttggagaaacaaacacacacacgcaAACAATTGGCTCTTATTAATGGAgggaaaatattaatattactattatttttaaaaattggctCCTTTAACTACTTAAATTTATattcattcttaaaaaaaaaacaaaaacagacaaacaaacTTATATTTATATTCTCTGAATCTGGTTTGTGTCCAGTGCATTAGTGTACTAAACACGTTGGGATATAAACATATGTCCACATCCTAAAGTGTCCAGTGCTTTAATGCACTGGACACAATCCCAACCTATATCTCTTTACCTCTctccaatttataaaattatatgaaaattgaCTTTCTGTAATAAAAATGTGGattttctctctccattttggtTAAGAAAGTCAAGAGATAGCTAGAGATGCTCTTAATTCTCTTGGACACTCTTTAATGATACCCTTTGGCTTTGTTAAGTAATAAACaagatttttatataaattcttATCACCTCTAGTGTAAAACAAATGGCATTTTAAGAAGTTCACTGTTTTTGAACAATAGTATAATTTCAAATAGATCTGATAAAATTAAACTCAGATCCGATAGCTTGAAGGAAAATATTTGACTCAAacctaagattttttttatctaaataaaAATGGGTTGACTCATGACTCAACTTGTTTTTTCCTAGGTCAAGTTGGGTCAACCCTTTTAACCTGTGACCATATAAATTAGCAAATTACTTCAAATGCTAAACCATGTAAAGGAAATATAACGTCAACCATCCAAAGGTAATGACTACGTTGAATCAAATAACAgccaccaaaaagttttcttccTAATTTGACCGTAAGGCAACAAGAATAAGAGAAATTGAGCTTATAATATATAGTTTTGAGAGTATCAAGTAGCTTAGATTGAAACATTTCTACATCTTTTGGTGTGATAAAAGATCCAAAGCATTGATCTAAACCCtaaatttttgcaataaaaCTCATAAGATCCTTGTCATTTTCATATTCATCTATTGCAAATGAATCATCTCTTTCACTGTCTCCAAGTGAAATGAAGTCTATATCTAAGAGGAAGAGAGTCGAAGGAATATATCACTATTGCACGAGAATGCCAGCAAAGTTATGGACACCTgctgttattttaaaaaaaaattatttttctttattttatgaatttttttaatgtaagaaaaaaaaaaaaactgtcatttTTTTAGATGACAAATAACCTAAATTTTATGGTAATTATAGCATCAGTAAACtttaaattatgtaaaattaagagtttatctattatttaactttttttttgttatttttgttatttagtattttttttttcatttaacatGTGAAAAAATATGGTTGATTTGTAACCCAATTAACCCGACTCACGAGCAAAAGATAGCCAAATTTTTACTTGAACCCATTTTCGACCCCAACTAGATTAACCAGACTCAACCCGTTTCAAATGTCTCTAGGCCCATCTGAACCTGGACCAAGATGGGGCCAAGAAATACATTTACAATTGTTTGGGCCATTGACTTATGGGTTTTCGCTTGTTAATGAGCTATGGCCACTTGGAAAGTTTGAGGGTAATGGGCTTAACCTAGCCTTGGTAATGTGCcagtgttttgttttgttatcgttgttgttgttgttacgGTGTGTGCGTCCTCTCGCTCGCGAGAGACAATACAGTTACTCGTTTTTAGCTTTTTACTGCAAAAACTGTATCATTCACACATTAacggttaaaacttaaaacccaataaaactGTAACTGTATAAGACCTGTAGATAATAGATATAGATAAGCTTGTTTAAAGGTTCCAAAAGTCCTTCAAAGACCACCTTGACCTAAAAATATTGCCCAGACAGAGACTTCTTAACTCGTTATTCCTTTGTCAGCTGGTCTTATTGGAGACTGGTCCCCATATTCAAAGACCTTATTCACACTCTAGATTTGATTCACTCCTGTCTAATTATTtgatgtttttactttttaatgataCGTGTAACGTAAATATTGTTGGGTTTCATTTTGGTGGGTTAAGCTTGACTTCAAGTTCAGCTGCCGTGTGACGACTTGCATTGGATTCATTGAATACCCCTTCTCGAATTTTGCCTATTGAGGTCTTCTGGGGACAGTGGACTGCATGGGATTCTCTTAGATTTGCAAAAAGGAAGGAGAATCTGTTAAAAGTTTGGAGGAGATTGGTTTTTGAGGGATCTAACTGTGGATTATTATATTGCATAATAAAAAGGTTAGTTCtttcataatttttactttgtttatataccaactttttactttttagttatTGTTTTGTCTGATTTCCACtgccagaaaagaaaaaaaaaatgaaattgaaatgaactttaatttggatttttgttgCTCTTCATGGGTTTGGGAGGACACaattctataataaaaaaaaggggttggAGTTTATTATGTCTTTGTAGTATGCCTCCTGCCAAAAACAAAGGGATAGGTGGGCTTTGTTGGTAGCTTTGGTTTTTGTAAAGAAAGTGAGATATTGAGTTACTATGGTTTCGTATTGCAATGGATATAGGAACAACCGTCGAAtatgttttcttaattttattttcattggcTTTTTGGAAATTTGTTGGTGAGGGTTTTAAAGATAAGTGAATTTAAGCAAAAGAACAATGAATTCAAAGTTGTTCTTTGTTAAGCTGGTTACTTAagtattttctttaatattttgtttttgggggaaAAGAGATTCTAATTTTGGTCTAATTTAATGAGTAAAGTTTGGTGATTTGAATTATATTACAACTTGTGTTGTGGCCTTGGAGTTGAGGAGGGAAATGGGAAatctttattaatttaatcCTCTTTgaactttctttaatttcaattcattctgtgtgtgtgtgtgtgtgtgtgtcaacCCTGCATGATTAGAGagtgaaatttaaatttatggaGCATCTAATGCCCAATTCATGACTCACTTTCCATGATTTTCAAGTTGCTTTGGCCACTTACCTCTTCTGCTTCTGGTTCTGCAGTGAAGGATATAATTAGTGTTCTTGTTAGAAGCTATGAAGTGTTTCTCATTCTCCAATGGAGAGAAGAAGGATGAACCAAAGAGCACAAAGACAGTGTCGGTTCTGTCCACCAATTCCACTTTAAATGAGGGTGATGTGAGGAGATCTGGGTCTGAACTGAATTCTCAGAATGTCTTAGACAATCCCGTAGAGTCCTTACGGAGAACCTCATTTCCTAGTTTTTCTCAGAGATCCAGCAACCTTAGAGTGTTTACAATGTCCGAGCTTAGATCAGTCACCAGAAATTTCAGTCGCTCTGTTATGATTGGAGAAGGTGGTTTTGGGTGTGTTTATAAGGGGGTAATCAAGAGTGCAGAAGATCcatcaacaaaaattgaagttgCAGTGAAACAACTTGGTAAAAGGGGGATGCAGGTAAGGCTTATTCCTCATGATTTCATTTTAGAAATTTCCTTTAATCCATTTGTCATTGATAacttttttgcaatttatttgTGAATCATATCTAGAAGTATCATAGTGAAAACTTCTGTAGTGTGTTTTCTAGTGTTGAACAtcagttaatttttttagttgtatGTATTTGTTGCTGCATTCAGGAAGAAATTCAACAATTAGTCATAAGTCTAATCATTGAGGCAATGTACATTGTTTTCTGGAATTTTGAGATTTAGTCACATAAACAATGTATTCACCAGCAAGTAGTTTCagctaaaataaataatctctTTCTAGATATTGTGTGCATTCCTGGGGAATGGCATGGCAACCTCACTGGCCATACCCTGGAAACTCATAAAATTTGACCCAAAGATCCTAATCTTTCAAAAAGATGTCCATTTGGTGATGACACACTCATACCAGGCCACTACATCAATCTTCTGTTTTTCAGCAGTGACTGTTGGCACAATCTGTCTTTCTTGCCATCCTTCacaaactttttcttcttccatgaTAGTGGCACTGCAAATTACTGAATCTAATTctaataaaccttttttttacatttattaccAAGATTTTCTGCCTAACTAATATTCTGGTGGACATCCTTTCTTTGGTAGGGGCACAAGGAATGGGTGACAGAAGTTAATGTTCTTGGGGTGGTTGAGCATCCTAACCTTGTCAAACTTGTGGGTTACTGTGCTGAGGATGATGAAAGAGGAATCCAGCGGCTTCTGATATATGAATATATGCCTAACAGAAGTGTTGAGCACCATCTATCCACTCGGGCAGAGATACCTCTTTCATGGGCCATGAGATTGAAGGTAGCCCAAGATGCTGCTCGAGGCTTAACATACCTACATGAAGAAATGGATTTTC
The sequence above is drawn from the Quercus robur chromosome 7, dhQueRobu3.1, whole genome shotgun sequence genome and encodes:
- the LOC126691863 gene encoding serine/threonine-protein kinase PCRK1-like, with the protein product MKCFSFSNGEKKDEPKSTKTVSVLSTNSTLNEGDVRRSGSELNSQNVLDNPVESLRRTSFPSFSQRSSNLRVFTMSELRSVTRNFSRSVMIGEGGFGCVYKGVIKSAEDPSTKIEVAVKQLGKRGMQGHKEWVTEVNVLGVVEHPNLVKLVGYCAEDDERGIQRLLIYEYMPNRSVEHHLSTRAEIPLSWAMRLKVAQDAARGLTYLHEEMDFQIIFRDFKSSNILLDEQWNAKLSDFGLARLGPSEGLTHVSTAVVGTMGYAAPEYVQTGRLTSKSDVWSYGVFLYELITGRRPLDRNRPRSEQKLLEWVKPFLSDVKKFHQILDPRLEGNYPLKAAQKLAIVANRCLVRNPKSRPKMSEVLEMVIQITEASTETGSPQLPLKSLALGETSVDTEAKNKKRVVDSRSGESGWFVRMWTPKLLRSC